The following are encoded in a window of Castanea sativa cultivar Marrone di Chiusa Pesio chromosome 5, ASM4071231v1 genomic DNA:
- the LOC142634146 gene encoding chaperonin CPN60-like 2, mitochondrial yields MHRIVSKLASSITSSTSRKVVCSRVVCNRNYVAKAINFGVGARAAMLQGVSEVAEAVKVTMGPKGRNVIIERSHKDPQVTKDGVTVAKSISFKEKAKNVGADLVKQVAIATNTAAGDGTTCATVLTQAILIEGCKSVAAGVNVMDLRSGINMAVDAVLSDLKSKALMISTSEEIKQVATISANGESEIGDLIARAMEKVGKEGVITVSDGNTMDNELEVVEGMKLARGYISPYFVTDHKTQKCELENPLILIYDKKISDMNSLVRILELAVQKKRALLVVAEDVESDALSMLVLNKHHAGLKVCAIKAPGFGENRRANLDDLAILTGGEVITEDRGLTLDKVQFEMLGTAKKVSVSLDDTIILHGGGDKKLIEERCAELRTAMEKSDAVFDKEKAQERLSKLSGGVAVFKVGGSSEAEVEERKDRVTDALNATRAAVEEGIVPGGGVALLYAAKGLESLPTINEDQKTGVKIIQNALKAPAFIIASNAGFDGALVIGKLLEQDNHNLGFDAAKGVYVDMVEERIIDPLKVVRTALVDATSISLLLTTSEATVFDHPNEKNKPPSRMPNMDQMPY; encoded by the exons ATGCATCGAATAGTTTCAAAATTAGCTTCATCGATCACTTCCTCTACTTCAAGAAAAGTT GTGTGTAGCAGAGTTGTCTGCAATAGAAATTATGTTGCCAAGGCTATTAATTTTGGGGTCGGGGCTCGGGCCGCAATGCTGCAAGGCGTTTCTGAGGTTGCAGAAGCTGTAAAAGTCACAATGGGACCAAAG GGCCGCAATGTGATAATTGAGCGAAGTCATAAAGATCCTCAAGTCACAAAGGATGGTGTTACTGTTGCAAAAAGTATCAGCTTTAAGGAAAAAGCCAAAAATGTTGGTGCAGATCTTGTAAAGCAGGTTGCAATTGCTACTAATACTGCTGCTGGAGATG GTACTACTTGTGCAACTGTCCTAACTCAGGCAATACTCATTGAAGGGTGCAAGTCAGTAGCTGCCGGTGTGAATGTGATGGATTTGCGGAGTGGCATTAATATGGCAGTCGATGCCGTTTTATCTGATCTGAAAAGCAAAGCATTGATGATAAGCACATCAGAAGAAATTAAGCAG GTTGCAACTATTTCAGCAAATGGTGAAAGTGAGATTGGAGATCTTATAGCTAGAGCAATGGAGAAAGTTGGAAAGGAAGGAGTCATTACTGTCTCT GATGGGAATACGATGGATAATGAGTTAGAAGTGGTGGAAGGAATGAAGCTAGCCAGAGGCTACATATCTCCTTATTTTGTTACTGATCATAAGACCCAGAAATGT GAACTAGAGAACCCCCTGATCCTCATTTATGACAAGAAAATTTCAGACATGAATTCACTTGTTAGAATATTGGAGCTAGCAGTACAG AAAAAAAGAGCACTACTTGTTGTGGCCGAGGATGTTGAAAGTGATGCACTTTCTATGCTTGTACTCAATAAGCATCATGCTGGGCTTAAG GTTTGTGCGATCAAAGCTCCTGGTTTTGGGGAAAATAGAAGAGCAAACTTAGATGATCTTGCCATTCTTACTGGGGGAGAG GTTATCACTGAAGACCGTGGTTTAACCCTTGACAAAGTGCAATTTGAAATGCTTGGAACTGCAAAAAAG gTGTCTGTCTCTCTTGATGACACAATAATTCTACATGGGGGTGGGGATAAGAAGCTGATTGAAGAAAGATGTGCAGAG CTGAGGACAGCTATGGAGAAGAGTGATGCCGTGTTTGACAAGGAGAAAGCACAGGAAAGGCTATCAAAGCTGTCTGGTGGTGTGGCTGTTTTCAAG GTTGGAGGGTCTAGTGAGGCAGAAGTTGAGGAAAGGAAGGATAGGGTCACGGATGCTTTAAACGCTACAAGAGCGGCTGTGGAAGAGGGTATTGTGCCAG GTGGTGGTGTTGCTCTTTTGTATGCTGCAAAAGGTTTGGAAAGCCTTCCAACGATAAATGAAGACCAGAAAACAGGCGTAAAGATAATCCAAAATGCTCTAAAG GCACCTGCATTCATAATAGCCTCAAATGCTGGTTTTGACGGTGCACTGGTTATTGGCAAATTGTTGGAACAAGATAATCATAATTTGGGTTTTGATGCTGCTAAag GTGTATATGTTGACATGGTGGAGGAGAGAATCATAGATCCTCTCAAAGTGGTTAGAACGGCTTTAGTCGACGCTACCAG TATCTCATTGCTTCTGACAACAAGTGAGGCAACTGTATTTGATCATCCAAATGAGAAAAACAAACCTCCGAGCCGTATGCCAAATATGGATCAGATGCCCTATTAG
- the LOC142634147 gene encoding NDR1/HIN1-like protein 13, which produces MADRVYPSSKPATNGTTAATATTTNGAFPATKAQLYGATRPAYRPQPHNRRRQHSRSCCCSCCIWLTFFLLLLILLVAIAGAIVYVLYRPHRPTFSVSNLKVSYLNVTSSSTINSKFDLNITAKNPNKKLGYIYDTISVSLLSNDIDIGDSTIPAFEQGKKDTTLLKADITNTGKTLDSGSVSTLKTDLKSKSGFPLKIEIDTKVKAKMGGFKTPKVGIRVTCDGITATVPTGKTAATASTSASKCKVDIRIKIWKWTF; this is translated from the coding sequence ATGGCAGACAGGGTGTATCCCTCGTCTAAACCTGCCACCAATGGTACCACCGCAGctaccgccaccaccaccaacggTGCATTCCCAGCCACCAAGGCCCAACTCTACGGCGCCACACGCCCCGCCTACCGCCCACAACCCCACAACCGCCGCCGCCAACACAGCCGTAGCTGCTGCTGCTCCTGTTGCATCTGGCTAACCttctttctcctcctcctcatcCTCCTAGTAGCCATTGCAGGTGCCATTGTCTACGTCCTCTACCGCCCCCACCGCCCTACTTTCTCTGTCTCCAACCTCAAAGTCTCGTACCTCAACGTAACTTCATCCTCAACCATAAACTCCAAGTTTGACCTAAACATCACAGCCAAGAACCCTAACAAAAAGCTTGGTTACATCTACGACACTATCTCCGTCTCTTTACTCTCCAACGATATTGATATTGGTGATTCAACCATACCTGCCTTCGAGCAAGGCAAAAAGGACACGACCCTTTTGAAGGCTGACATAACAAACACTGGCAAAACACTTGACAGTGGTTCTGTTAGTACTTTGAAGACGGACTTGAAGAGCAAGAGTGGTTTTCCATTGAAGATAGAGATTGACACAAAGGTGAAGGCCAAGATGGGAGGCTTCAAGACCCCAAAGGTTGGAATAAGGGTTACTTGTGATGGAATTACAGCTACTGTTCCCACTGGAAAAACTGCAGCAACTGCATCCACTTCTGCTTCTAAGTGCAAGGTTGATATCAGAATCAAGATTTGGAAATGGACTTTCTAA
- the LOC142636646 gene encoding receptor-like serine/threonine-protein kinase ALE2 isoform X1: protein MGMQLILILIKICLTLTATKVHGSTAPVPSPSSTLPQKPPTTYSFRPSQQPSQLPDHSVAPASHPLSSGRKPHGKIVATTPHKAFPKFSPVNHSPAKATHQNDPIRPSSIALPPSMSSFGVPAKKWVQGPASSPSIPYHKHHHSRNKFRNSAPEPSYLIHAPTYSQEGPSVPPFQSPYPLSISKGLPAPSPSPTIISSHFNMPIHSPRISPMGSYQKKTKAAPPSTVLTLPPPPPNEDCTAVTCSEPLTNTPPGSPCGCVWPIQVKISLSVSIYTFFQLVSELAEEIAAGVSLNHSQVRIMGADAASQQLEKTSVLINLVPKGVKFNDTTALFIYKKFWHRQVSIKASVFGAYEVFYVHYPGLPPSPPSAPSSISAMDDGPYAGHGNNGRIIKPLGVDVPRRKKDGLSGSMISLIVLSSFTVLIIFVGLAWLCVLKCGSCVHHPEKNSHSLMSSPTKPSGAARSMLLGSMRGSTSMSFSSGTLTYIGTAKNFTLNDVERATNNFDPSRILGEGGFGLVYSGILDDGKEVAVKILKRADQHGGREFLAEVEMLSRLHHRNLVKLIGICTENHTRCLVYELVPNGSVESHLHGVDKETDPLDWDSRMKIALGAARGLAYLHEDSNPRVIHRDFKSSNILLEYDFTPKVSDFGLARTALDEGNKHISTHVMGTFGYLAPEYAMTGHLLVKSDVYSYGVVLLELLTGRKPVDLSQPPGEENLVSWARPLLTCKAGLETIIDPAIKSNVSFNSVAKVAAIASMCVQPEVTHRPFMGEVVQALKLVCNEFDETQDIGSKTCSQDDALIDLDSKARTQSGEIMEVSQSHQPLPGYDSSYDTKIALSVSDLLSTSMRPDGQEFGSFRRHSISGPLRMGRKRQFWQRLKSLSRGSMSEHGFPLKLWPESH, encoded by the exons ATGGGGATGCAGCTGATACTCATACtgataaaaatatgtttaacTCTCACTGCTACCAAAGTTCATGGATCTACAG CACCAGTTCCATCACCATCAAGCACATTGCCTCAGAAACCACCAACTACCTACTCTTTCAGGCCAAGCCAACAGCCATCACAGCTTCCAG ACCATTCTGTTGCTCCTGCATCACATCCTCTCAGCTCTGGCAGGAAACCACATGGCAAGATAGTTGCTACAACTCCTCATAAAGCATTCCCCAAATTTTCTCCTGTGAACCACTCTCCAGCTAAAG CCACCCATCAAAATGATCCCATTAGGCCTTCAAGTATCGCACTTCCACCTTCTATGTCATCTTTTGGAGTTCCTGCAAAGAAATGGGTGCAGGGTCCTGCATCTTCCCCTTCAATCCCATATCATAAACACCATCATTCCAGGAACAAGTTCAGAAATTCTGCCCCAGAACCATCTTACTTGATTCATGCCCCCACTTACAGCCAGGAAG GCCCTTCTGTCCCTCCATTCCAATCTCCCTATCCTTTATCAATAAGCAAGGGTTTGCCTGCACCTTCACCATCACCGACAATCATCTCAAGCCACTTCAATA TGCCCATCCATTCGCCTAGAATTTCACCAATGGGTTCCTACCAGAAGAAGACAAAGGCTGCACCACCATCAACAGTTTTGACACTGCCACCTCCTCCTCCTAATGAAG ATTGTACAGCGGTGACATGCTCAGAGCCTCTAACAAATACACCTCCTGGGTCACCCTGTGGTTGTGTATGGCCAATTCAAGTTAAAATCAGCCTTAGTGTGTCTATATACACATTCTTTCAATTGGTTTCAGAGCTTGCTGAGGAAATTGCGGCAGGTGTTTCATTAAACCATAGCCAAGTTCGCATTATGGGAGCAGATGCAGCTAGTCAGCAGCTAGAGAAAACCAGTGTCCTCATCAACCTGGTTCCTAAAGGAGTAAAATTCAATGATACTACTGCactttttatctataaaaaattctgGCACAGACAGGTTTCCATAAAGGCTTCAGTTTTTGGTGCCTACGAAGTATTCTATGTTCACTATCCAG GTCTTCCCCCGTCTCCCCCATCAGCACCTTCAAGCATTTCTGCAATGGATGATGGGCCATATGCTGGTCATGGAAACAATGGAAGGATAATAAAACCTCTAGGAGTTGATGTGCCAAGGAGAAAAAAAGATGGTCTTAGTGGAAGCATGATTTCTTTAATCGTACTATCATCTTTCACTGTTTTGATTATATTTGTGGGACTTGCATGGCTTTGTGTGTTGAAATGTGGCTCTTGTGTTCATCATCCCGAAAAAAATTCACATTCTTTAATGTCCTCTCCTACAAAACCATCAG GAGCAGCCAGATCTATGCTGTTAGGAAGCATGCGTGGTTCTACATCAATGTCTTTTAGTTCTGGCACATTAACATATATAGGAACTGCTAAGAACTTCACTTTGAATGACGTAGAGAGAGCCACTAATAACTTTGATCCTTCAAGAATACTTGGAGAAGGTGGGTTTGGGCTTGTTTACAGTGGCATTTTAGATGATGGGAAGGAGGTAGCTGTGAAGATTCTCAAGAGAGCTGATCAGCATGGTGGCCGTGAGTTCTTGGCAGAAGTTGAGATGCTAAGCCGTCTGCACCACCGAAATCTAGTTAAATTGATTGGCATATGCACAGAGAACCATACTCGCTGCCTAGTATATGAACTAGTTCCCAATGGGAGTGTCGAATCTCATTTACATG GTGTTGACAAGGAAACTGATCCACTTGATTGGGATTCCCGAATGAAGATTGCCCTTGGTGCAGCTCGGGGCTTAGCTTATCTACATGAAGACTCAAACCCGCGAGTTATACATCGAGACTTCAAGTCTAGCAACATCTTATTGGAATATGATTTTACACCCAAGGTCTCAGATTTCGGATTGGCTAGAACTGCATTGGATGAGGGAAACAAACACATCTCAACGCATGTTATGGGAACTTTTGG TTACTTAGCTCCTGAATATGCGATGACTGGACATCTTCTTGTGAAAAGTGATGTTTACAGCTATGGTGTTGTCCTCCTTGAGCTTCTAACAGGAAGAAAGCCTGTAGATTTGTCACAGCCACCAGGTGAAGAAAATCTAGTTTCTTGGGCCCGTCCACTTCTCACCTGCAAGGCGGGCTTAGAAACAATCATTGATCCAGCTATAAAGTCGAATGTTTCATTCAATAGTGTGGCTAAAGTAGCAGCAATTGCATCAATGTGTGTGCAACCAGAAGTAACTCATCGCCCTTTCATGGGTGAAGTTGTTCAGGCCTTGAAGCTAGTATGTAATGAGTTTGATGAAACACAGGATATAGGGTCAAAAACTTGCAGCCAAGATGATGCTTTGATTGATTTAGATAGTAAGGCTAGGACACAGTCCGGCGAGATCATGGAAGTCTCACAATCTCATCAACCACTTCCTGGCTATGATTCTAGCTATGACACCAAGATAGCATTATCAGTATCAGATTTGCTAAGTACATCAATGAGACCTGACGGGCAAGAATTTGGGTCTTTCAGAAGACACTCTATTTCAGGGCCTTTAAGGATGGGGAGGAAGAGGCAGTTTTGGCAGAGATTAAAAAGTTTGTCTAGAGGCAGCATGAGCGAGCATGGTTTTCCATTGAAATTGTGGCCAGAATCCCATTAG
- the LOC142636646 gene encoding receptor-like serine/threonine-protein kinase ALE2 isoform X2 translates to MFNSHCYQSSWIYSTSSITIKHIASETTNYLLFQAKPTAITASSSGRKPHGKIVATTPHKAFPKFSPVNHSPAKATHQNDPIRPSSIALPPSMSSFGVPAKKWVQGPASSPSIPYHKHHHSRNKFRNSAPEPSYLIHAPTYSQEGPSVPPFQSPYPLSISKGLPAPSPSPTIISSHFNMPIHSPRISPMGSYQKKTKAAPPSTVLTLPPPPPNEDCTAVTCSEPLTNTPPGSPCGCVWPIQVKISLSVSIYTFFQLVSELAEEIAAGVSLNHSQVRIMGADAASQQLEKTSVLINLVPKGVKFNDTTALFIYKKFWHRQVSIKASVFGAYEVFYVHYPGLPPSPPSAPSSISAMDDGPYAGHGNNGRIIKPLGVDVPRRKKDGLSGSMISLIVLSSFTVLIIFVGLAWLCVLKCGSCVHHPEKNSHSLMSSPTKPSGAARSMLLGSMRGSTSMSFSSGTLTYIGTAKNFTLNDVERATNNFDPSRILGEGGFGLVYSGILDDGKEVAVKILKRADQHGGREFLAEVEMLSRLHHRNLVKLIGICTENHTRCLVYELVPNGSVESHLHGVDKETDPLDWDSRMKIALGAARGLAYLHEDSNPRVIHRDFKSSNILLEYDFTPKVSDFGLARTALDEGNKHISTHVMGTFGYLAPEYAMTGHLLVKSDVYSYGVVLLELLTGRKPVDLSQPPGEENLVSWARPLLTCKAGLETIIDPAIKSNVSFNSVAKVAAIASMCVQPEVTHRPFMGEVVQALKLVCNEFDETQDIGSKTCSQDDALIDLDSKARTQSGEIMEVSQSHQPLPGYDSSYDTKIALSVSDLLSTSMRPDGQEFGSFRRHSISGPLRMGRKRQFWQRLKSLSRGSMSEHGFPLKLWPESH, encoded by the exons atgtttaacTCTCACTGCTACCAAAGTTCATGGATCTACAG CACCAGTTCCATCACCATCAAGCACATTGCCTCAGAAACCACCAACTACCTACTCTTTCAGGCCAAGCCAACAGCCATCACAGCTTCCAG CTCTGGCAGGAAACCACATGGCAAGATAGTTGCTACAACTCCTCATAAAGCATTCCCCAAATTTTCTCCTGTGAACCACTCTCCAGCTAAAG CCACCCATCAAAATGATCCCATTAGGCCTTCAAGTATCGCACTTCCACCTTCTATGTCATCTTTTGGAGTTCCTGCAAAGAAATGGGTGCAGGGTCCTGCATCTTCCCCTTCAATCCCATATCATAAACACCATCATTCCAGGAACAAGTTCAGAAATTCTGCCCCAGAACCATCTTACTTGATTCATGCCCCCACTTACAGCCAGGAAG GCCCTTCTGTCCCTCCATTCCAATCTCCCTATCCTTTATCAATAAGCAAGGGTTTGCCTGCACCTTCACCATCACCGACAATCATCTCAAGCCACTTCAATA TGCCCATCCATTCGCCTAGAATTTCACCAATGGGTTCCTACCAGAAGAAGACAAAGGCTGCACCACCATCAACAGTTTTGACACTGCCACCTCCTCCTCCTAATGAAG ATTGTACAGCGGTGACATGCTCAGAGCCTCTAACAAATACACCTCCTGGGTCACCCTGTGGTTGTGTATGGCCAATTCAAGTTAAAATCAGCCTTAGTGTGTCTATATACACATTCTTTCAATTGGTTTCAGAGCTTGCTGAGGAAATTGCGGCAGGTGTTTCATTAAACCATAGCCAAGTTCGCATTATGGGAGCAGATGCAGCTAGTCAGCAGCTAGAGAAAACCAGTGTCCTCATCAACCTGGTTCCTAAAGGAGTAAAATTCAATGATACTACTGCactttttatctataaaaaattctgGCACAGACAGGTTTCCATAAAGGCTTCAGTTTTTGGTGCCTACGAAGTATTCTATGTTCACTATCCAG GTCTTCCCCCGTCTCCCCCATCAGCACCTTCAAGCATTTCTGCAATGGATGATGGGCCATATGCTGGTCATGGAAACAATGGAAGGATAATAAAACCTCTAGGAGTTGATGTGCCAAGGAGAAAAAAAGATGGTCTTAGTGGAAGCATGATTTCTTTAATCGTACTATCATCTTTCACTGTTTTGATTATATTTGTGGGACTTGCATGGCTTTGTGTGTTGAAATGTGGCTCTTGTGTTCATCATCCCGAAAAAAATTCACATTCTTTAATGTCCTCTCCTACAAAACCATCAG GAGCAGCCAGATCTATGCTGTTAGGAAGCATGCGTGGTTCTACATCAATGTCTTTTAGTTCTGGCACATTAACATATATAGGAACTGCTAAGAACTTCACTTTGAATGACGTAGAGAGAGCCACTAATAACTTTGATCCTTCAAGAATACTTGGAGAAGGTGGGTTTGGGCTTGTTTACAGTGGCATTTTAGATGATGGGAAGGAGGTAGCTGTGAAGATTCTCAAGAGAGCTGATCAGCATGGTGGCCGTGAGTTCTTGGCAGAAGTTGAGATGCTAAGCCGTCTGCACCACCGAAATCTAGTTAAATTGATTGGCATATGCACAGAGAACCATACTCGCTGCCTAGTATATGAACTAGTTCCCAATGGGAGTGTCGAATCTCATTTACATG GTGTTGACAAGGAAACTGATCCACTTGATTGGGATTCCCGAATGAAGATTGCCCTTGGTGCAGCTCGGGGCTTAGCTTATCTACATGAAGACTCAAACCCGCGAGTTATACATCGAGACTTCAAGTCTAGCAACATCTTATTGGAATATGATTTTACACCCAAGGTCTCAGATTTCGGATTGGCTAGAACTGCATTGGATGAGGGAAACAAACACATCTCAACGCATGTTATGGGAACTTTTGG TTACTTAGCTCCTGAATATGCGATGACTGGACATCTTCTTGTGAAAAGTGATGTTTACAGCTATGGTGTTGTCCTCCTTGAGCTTCTAACAGGAAGAAAGCCTGTAGATTTGTCACAGCCACCAGGTGAAGAAAATCTAGTTTCTTGGGCCCGTCCACTTCTCACCTGCAAGGCGGGCTTAGAAACAATCATTGATCCAGCTATAAAGTCGAATGTTTCATTCAATAGTGTGGCTAAAGTAGCAGCAATTGCATCAATGTGTGTGCAACCAGAAGTAACTCATCGCCCTTTCATGGGTGAAGTTGTTCAGGCCTTGAAGCTAGTATGTAATGAGTTTGATGAAACACAGGATATAGGGTCAAAAACTTGCAGCCAAGATGATGCTTTGATTGATTTAGATAGTAAGGCTAGGACACAGTCCGGCGAGATCATGGAAGTCTCACAATCTCATCAACCACTTCCTGGCTATGATTCTAGCTATGACACCAAGATAGCATTATCAGTATCAGATTTGCTAAGTACATCAATGAGACCTGACGGGCAAGAATTTGGGTCTTTCAGAAGACACTCTATTTCAGGGCCTTTAAGGATGGGGAGGAAGAGGCAGTTTTGGCAGAGATTAAAAAGTTTGTCTAGAGGCAGCATGAGCGAGCATGGTTTTCCATTGAAATTGTGGCCAGAATCCCATTAG
- the LOC142634713 gene encoding uncharacterized protein LOC142634713 yields MELLQHFCHPEHPLVFNEDERQERDCYGCWELIFGPSYRCIQCDIFTYPHHKSCAELPLGLYHPLHPIHPLILYNERTYRYDEYGKYEEYEEYGKCELCKENHDEYTYRCYYCNFNLHARCAILQLKAKFHDHPLTPIGKSIMFTCDICGKEGKGVPNLCGPCSLWIHRSCAFYPQRVKVIRHRHPLHLTHSSLEFPQTKSRFCQLCVQKVDTHYGLYYCSKCNFVAHLDCSLDTSNLEYINVLEHKDEDEDSEFDESIDLTTYKVKKFIEREDGTQIATEITHFSHDHDLKFVNEAQNNQKCNGCARDICPPFYSCVKCNFFLHESCAKLPKKKRHPLHRHPLTLLAKSPSRTKTFVCYSCRWRCNGFIYTCETCIFELDVQCSLTPDILTHEGHEHQLILSSTTYLQRCIACGDRGNHVFRCTTCEFALDFKCATLPLSKMYKEHEHPFTLCYSAEDDSSEYYCDICEEERDQKHWFYYCEECNYPAHPRCIFRISPNFK; encoded by the coding sequence ATGGAGCTACTTCAACATTTTTGCCATCCAGAACATCCCTTGGTCTTCAATGAAGATGAGAGACAAGAACGGGACTGTTATGGGTGTTGGGAACTAATATTTGGTCCTAGTTATAGGTGTATACAATGTGATATATTTACGTATCCTCACCATAAATCATGTGCAGAACTACCCCTTGGATTGTACCACCCTTTGCATCCAATACATCCTCTTATTCTCTATAATGAAAGGACATATCGGTATGATGAATATGGCAAATATGAAGAATATGAAGAATATGGCAAATGTGAACTCTGTAAAGAAAATCATGATGAATACACTTATCGATGTTACTATTGCAACTTTAACCTTCACGCCAGATGTGCTATTTTACAACTTAAAGCCAAATTCCATGACCACCCATTGACTCCCATTGGCAAGTCAATCATGTTCACTTGTGACATTTGTGGCAAAGAAGGAAAGGGTGTCCCTAATCTGTGTGGTCCATGCAGTCTTTGGATTCATAGAAGTTGTGCTTTTTACCCACAAAGAGTCAAAGTTATACGTCATAGGCATCCACTCCACCTCACCCATTCTTCCCTTGAATTCCCTCAAACTAAGTCTCGATTTTGTCAACTTTGTGTTCAAAAAGTGGACACACACTATGGGCTTTATTATTGCTCCAAATGCAATTTTGTTGCCCATCTTGATTGTTCTTTGGACACGAGCAACCTGGAATACATAAATGTTTTGGAACATAAAGACGAAGATGAAGATTCAGAGTTCGATGAATCAATTGACTTAACAACTTACAAAGTCAAAAAATTCATTGAAAGAGAGGATGGAACTCAAATAGCCACAGAAATCACACACTTTAGTCATGATCATGACTTAAAGTTTGTTAATGAGGctcaaaataaccaaaaatgcAATGGGTGTGCACGAGACATTTGCCCTCCTTTTTATAGTTGTGTAAAGTGTAACTTCTTCCTTCATGAATCTTGTGcaaaattacccaaaaaaaaacgaCACCCCCTTCATCGACACCCACTCACCCTCCTCGCAAAGTCTCCTAGTAGGACTAAGACATTTGTGTGTTATTCATGTCGTTGGCGTTGCAATGGTTTCATCTATACTTGCGAGACATGCATATTTGAACTTGATGTTCAGTGTAGTTTGACACCAGACATCCTTACCCATGAAGGTCATGAGCACCAACTTATCCTCTCTAGCACAACTTATTTACAACGTTGCATTGCTTGTGGTGATAGAGGAAACCATGTATTCCGGTGTACCACTTGTGAATTTGCATTGGACTTCAAATGCGCAACACTACCACTTTCTAAAATGTACAAAGAACATGAGCATCCATTCACTCTCTGCTATTCTGCTGAAGATGACTCTAGTGAATATTATTGTGATATATGTGAAGAAGAACGAGACCAAAAGCATTGGTTCTATTACTGTGAAGAATGTAACTATCCTGCTCATCCCAGGTGTATTTTTAGAATATCCCCAAATTTCAAGTAA